The genomic interval CCGGTCCACCCCCGAGGGTGCCCGCGACTTCCTGGTCCCCTCGCGTCTCCAGGCCGGCAGCTTCTACGCGCTCCCGCAGAGCCCGCAGCTCTTCAAGCAGCTGCTGATGATCGGCGGCGCCGAGCGGTACGTGCAGATCGTCCGCTGCTTCCGCGACGAGGACCCGCGAGCCGACCGCCAGGCGGAGTTCACGCAGGTCGACCTGGAGATGAGCTTCGTCGACCAGGAGGACGTCATCGGCCTCTGCGAGGGCATGATCCGCCGCATCTGGAAGGACGTCGCCGGCGTCGACGTGCCCACGATCCAGCGCATGCCCTACGCCGAGGCGATGGCCCGCTTCGGCAGCGACCGGCCCGACCTGCGCTTCGGCATGGAGCTGGTGGACGTGACCCAGACGTGCCGCTCGACCGGCTTCAAGGTCTTCGACGGCGCCGTCGCCGCCGGTGGCGCGGTGAAGCTGATCCGGGTGCCCGGCGGCGGCTCGCTCACGCGGAAGCAGACCGACGCGCTCGCGGACTTCGCGAAGGGCTTCGGCGGCGGCGGGCTCCCGGTGTGCAAGGTGGAGGACGCAGGCGGGACGCTCCAGCTCGCCACCGGCGTCGCCAAGTTCCTCGGGGGCGTCGGCCCGCGGCTGATCGATGCGGCCGGGGCCGAGGCCGGCGACCTCCTGTGCTTCGGCGTCGACCCCAAGCCCGCCACGGTCGACCGCGTGCTCGGCGAGCTCCGCGTGAAGCTCGCCCACGACCTCGGGCTGATCGACCCGGAGCAGAACGCCTGGGTCTGGATCGTCGACTTCCCGCTCGTGGAGTGGCTCGAAGAGCCCGCCGGGCTCCGGGCCGCCGTCGCCGACGGAGCGGGCCAGTCCGGATCGGCCGCGGCCTCGGCGCCCGGCCGCTGGCACGCGCTGCACCACCCGTTCACGGCGCCCGCGGAGGGCTCGGCGGAGGCGCTCAAGAGCGGCGATCGCGAGCGGATCGCCGCCGTCACCAGCAAGGCCTACGACCTCGTGCTCAACGGCAGCGAGCTCGGCGGTGGCAGCATCCGCGTGCACGCGCCCGAGACGCAAGCCACGATCTTCGAGCTGCTGGGCATCCACCCCGAGGAGCAGCGGAACAAGTTCGGCTTCCTCCTCGACGCGCTCCAGCACGGCGCTCCGCCGCACGGCGGCCTCGCCTTCGGCCTCGACCGCGTGGTGATGCACCTGGTCGGCACCACCAACATCCGCGACGTCATCGCCTTCCCCAAGACGCAGAACGGGGCGGACCTGCTGACCGACGCGCCCTCGGAGGTGGAGGACAAGCAGCTCGAGGAGCTGTCGTTGGTGGTGCGGAGGGCGGCGGCCGCGGCAACCGCTTGAGCGGCGGAGGGAGCCGCCGCGTGCCGCCCGCGGCGGCGGCCGCGACGCTCCCGCGTGCTCCGCTTCTTCTCTCGCCGCCCGCCCGCTGCTCGGACCCGCCGATCCGCCCCGCCTCCGCTCGCGTTTCTTCCCTCGCCCGCCCAAGTTCCCCATGTGCGGATTCGCCGGCCTCGTCAACTTCAACGACGACCCCGTCGACGAGCGGCGCCTCGGGGCCATGCTCGCCGCCGTCGAGCACCGCGGACCGGACGGGAGGGGCACGTCCGTCCGCGGGCGGGTCGGCCTCGTGCACGCGCGTCTGGCGGTCATCGACCTGCTCTCCGGGCAGCAGCCGATGTCGCTGGCGGCGGCGGGAGCCACGGGCTCGGGCGGTGCGGCCGCCGTGGCGGCACGCAGCGGCCCGCTCCGCCTGGTCTTCAACGGTGAGATCTACAACCACCGGTCGCTGCGGAAGAAGCTCTCGCGCCGCGGCGACGTCTTCACCAGCGATCACTCCGACACCGAGGTGCTGCTCCACGGCTACCGGCGGTGGGGCCCGGAGCTGCCCAAGCACCTCGACGGGATGTTCGCCTTCGCCCTCGTCGACGACGAGGCCGGCACCGTGCTGCTCTGCCGCGACCGCGTCGGCCTCAAGCCGCTGTACATCGCCCGCGATCCCGGCGGCCGCGGCATCGCCTTCGGTTCCACGGTGGCGGCGGTCACGGCCGGCGGGCCGGAGCGCCGGCTGAACCCCGCGGCCCTCCGCACCTACCTCCGCTTCGGCTACACCTTCGAGCAGTCGATCGTCTCGGGGGTGGAGGAGCTGCCGCCGGCGAGCACCCTGCTCATCTCCGCGGGCGGCGGCCTCGACGCGGCCACGTACTGGCGGCCGCCGCCGCTGTCGAAGAGCAGCACCGAGATCGGCCTCCTGCAGGGTCTCCGCGAGGTCCTCGGCGAGGCCGTCAGCCGCCGGCTCGAAGCCGACGTGCCGCTGGGCTGCTTCCTCTCCGGAGGCGTGGACTCCTCGCTGGTCGCCGCGCTGGCGCAGGCAAAGCTGGCGGAGGCCGGCGCCGGGCCCCTGCGCACCTTCAGCGTCGCGATGCCCGCGGCCGCCTACGACGAGACCTCGCACGCCGAGACGGTCGCCGCGCACCTGGGCGTCGAGCACACGACGCTGCCGTGCCGGCCCGGCGACGCGATCGAGGACCTCCACCTGCTCATGCGGCAGAGCGGCGAGCCCACCGCGGACAGCTCGCTCCTGCCGCAGTACTGGCTGGCCCGCGAGGCGAGGGCGCACATCAAGGTGGCGATCTCCGGCGACGGCGGCGACGAGCTCTTCGGCGGCTACGAC from Phycisphaera mikurensis NBRC 102666 carries:
- the asnB gene encoding asparagine synthase (glutamine-hydrolyzing) gives rise to the protein MCGFAGLVNFNDDPVDERRLGAMLAAVEHRGPDGRGTSVRGRVGLVHARLAVIDLLSGQQPMSLAAAGATGSGGAAAVAARSGPLRLVFNGEIYNHRSLRKKLSRRGDVFTSDHSDTEVLLHGYRRWGPELPKHLDGMFAFALVDDEAGTVLLCRDRVGLKPLYIARDPGGRGIAFGSTVAAVTAGGPERRLNPAALRTYLRFGYTFEQSIVSGVEELPPASTLLISAGGGLDAATYWRPPPLSKSSTEIGLLQGLREVLGEAVSRRLEADVPLGCFLSGGVDSSLVAALAQAKLAEAGAGPLRTFSVAMPAAAYDETSHAETVAAHLGVEHTTLPCRPGDAIEDLHLLMRQSGEPTADSSLLPQYWLAREARAHIKVAISGDGGDELFGGYDRYRAMRVLHRNAAWIGRIPASLFPGGEQKSRLARLQRLATAGREPAAEGRRYASMIELFGPPSLGLLLPDAGPRGRRHDDVDDPLPLALSSPGLPGWPAGEAEGHDQPVHSAMRWDFQYYLPHEVLRKVDRASMAVALEVRCPLLDRAVSDLAGHVPPHLLMPRNRPKGLLRRLAAEHLPAAIVKRRKQGFAVPIGHWMRGELKDALADHLASPGLAALGIDTAVARTFFDEHQAELADHTHRLFALLQLSIFAEQRGAG
- the aspS gene encoding aspartate--tRNA ligase, with the translated sequence MSSTYRTHSCGALRPADSGSTVTLSGWVNNYRDHGGVRFVDLRDRDGLTQVVFHPEAAAAHQTAQKLRHEDVITVTGEVVAREGGVNPKLATGEVEVDASALRVLSKSLTPPFTPDEAGKVNEEIRLRHRYLDMRRPRMQEILRKRHRVTKTVRDFCDEHGFLEIETPFLCRSTPEGARDFLVPSRLQAGSFYALPQSPQLFKQLLMIGGAERYVQIVRCFRDEDPRADRQAEFTQVDLEMSFVDQEDVIGLCEGMIRRIWKDVAGVDVPTIQRMPYAEAMARFGSDRPDLRFGMELVDVTQTCRSTGFKVFDGAVAAGGAVKLIRVPGGGSLTRKQTDALADFAKGFGGGGLPVCKVEDAGGTLQLATGVAKFLGGVGPRLIDAAGAEAGDLLCFGVDPKPATVDRVLGELRVKLAHDLGLIDPEQNAWVWIVDFPLVEWLEEPAGLRAAVADGAGQSGSAAASAPGRWHALHHPFTAPAEGSAEALKSGDRERIAAVTSKAYDLVLNGSELGGGSIRVHAPETQATIFELLGIHPEEQRNKFGFLLDALQHGAPPHGGLAFGLDRVVMHLVGTTNIRDVIAFPKTQNGADLLTDAPSEVEDKQLEELSLVVRRAAAAATA